Proteins from one Sporocytophaga myxococcoides genomic window:
- a CDS encoding fibronectin type III domain-containing protein — translation MKNIYRLILLFIVAIFLNPAYQVLAQRSGASLRGGETDKAIKLYWETYDWPQNLVGFNIKKQSRNTGWYKLNKEVIFPQVDERNWENLGLDDDEAKSIQQTYLKYLSEGKLSKITKEELLQKLQQSGGLKSGDRLNMKQDYSVALILGFAFIDHTFKKSENTAYGLFYVFEDGRESEQPVATFSPGNVKINPVIDASVNKGKVKLIWSVNEKDYFKAGLFGFKISRKEDKSGKVTNLTEELIGYQKSDNGQLHWLFTDESANALLDYTYTFTPVTILQTQLKPFEFKFKAALYKGLPTPSIDSIAVVNDTDLRIYWKTDSLLSDKKRIKEFYLERRNADTLQFTRITKLNYKNKIYTDTTGLQYGQRYIYRLSVTDKKGKEWFGSPADVFYTGVKIPVKPDSLKAEFQMIMDKPHVHLSWAKSTSKNTFGFVFLSDEEGTGKLIENLSIPLIKSNEILYEISGDGGLEYQFSIVPVNEKGMRGEGSTVKCSVPLLNLPLFNSFSATLNKNNLTELSWEYPKETAIKGFNILVNGNIIATPEDLLKESRKYVVQLYNPEDAKKVNVYQVEAIGEVVSRKSSVSPLYLPSYKLSSPENLKAALRKEKGKSYVDLSWECNKEQIKDIKGYLLFADEGSEKAFHQITKGDLHKEQKFIFQINNPGRAAYTFKVAAVSNKGEISPTASITLNLKDIKK, via the coding sequence GTGAAAAATATTTATAGACTGATATTACTTTTCATAGTCGCTATCTTTCTTAATCCTGCATATCAGGTTTTAGCCCAAAGAAGCGGGGCAAGCCTGAGGGGTGGAGAAACAGATAAGGCTATAAAGCTTTATTGGGAGACCTATGACTGGCCACAAAATCTGGTTGGGTTTAATATAAAAAAGCAAAGTAGGAATACGGGGTGGTATAAACTCAACAAGGAGGTAATCTTTCCTCAGGTTGATGAAAGGAATTGGGAAAATCTGGGACTTGATGATGATGAAGCCAAAAGCATTCAACAAACTTATTTAAAATACCTTTCAGAAGGCAAATTAAGTAAGATCACTAAAGAAGAATTGCTTCAAAAGCTTCAGCAATCAGGAGGTCTTAAATCCGGTGACAGATTAAATATGAAGCAGGACTATAGTGTGGCATTAATTTTAGGATTCGCTTTTATTGATCATACTTTTAAGAAATCTGAAAATACAGCTTATGGATTATTTTATGTATTTGAAGATGGACGTGAGTCTGAACAACCTGTCGCTACGTTCTCTCCCGGGAATGTTAAAATCAATCCTGTAATAGATGCAAGCGTGAACAAAGGAAAAGTAAAACTTATCTGGTCAGTGAATGAAAAAGACTATTTTAAAGCAGGACTATTCGGATTTAAGATCAGCAGAAAAGAAGATAAATCAGGAAAAGTTACGAACCTTACAGAAGAATTAATCGGATATCAAAAGTCTGATAACGGACAACTGCATTGGTTGTTTACAGATGAAAGTGCCAATGCTTTGCTTGATTATACCTATACTTTTACTCCTGTAACAATTCTTCAGACACAACTTAAACCTTTTGAGTTTAAGTTTAAAGCAGCTTTGTATAAGGGGCTTCCTACACCTTCCATAGATTCCATAGCGGTTGTAAATGATACTGATCTCCGGATATATTGGAAAACAGACTCTCTCCTATCCGATAAAAAGCGGATCAAAGAATTTTATCTTGAAAGGAGAAATGCTGACACTTTACAGTTTACCAGAATAACGAAGCTGAATTATAAGAATAAAATTTATACCGATACTACCGGCCTTCAGTATGGCCAAAGATATATATACAGACTTTCAGTTACAGATAAGAAAGGTAAGGAATGGTTTGGTAGTCCTGCTGACGTGTTCTACACCGGAGTAAAAATTCCTGTGAAACCAGACAGTCTTAAAGCTGAATTCCAAATGATTATGGACAAACCTCATGTACATCTTTCCTGGGCGAAAAGCACAAGTAAGAACACCTTTGGTTTTGTGTTTCTTTCAGATGAAGAAGGTACCGGTAAGCTTATTGAAAACCTCAGTATTCCTCTTATTAAAAGCAATGAAATCTTATATGAAATATCCGGAGACGGAGGTTTAGAATATCAATTCAGCATTGTTCCTGTAAATGAAAAAGGTATGCGTGGAGAAGGAAGTACTGTAAAATGCAGTGTTCCGCTTTTGAACCTTCCCCTATTCAATTCCTTTTCTGCTACTCTTAATAAAAACAACCTGACAGAGTTGTCCTGGGAATATCCAAAAGAAACAGCAATAAAAGGATTTAATATACTGGTAAACGGAAACATTATTGCTACACCTGAAGATCTTCTAAAGGAAAGCAGAAAATATGTTGTACAACTCTATAATCCTGAAGATGCAAAAAAAGTCAATGTCTATCAGGTGGAAGCCATTGGTGAAGTAGTTTCAAGAAAGAGTTCGGTCTCTCCTCTTTATCTGCCTTCCTATAAATTATCTTCGCCAGAGAATTTAAAGGCAGCATTGAGAAAAGAAAAAGGCAAATCATATGTGGACCTTTCCTGGGAATGCAATAAAGAACAAATCAAGGACATTAAAGGCTATCTGCTTTTTGCGGATGAAGGTTCTGAAAAGGCCTTTCATCAAATTACAAAAGGTGATTTACATAAGGAGCAAAAGTTCATTTTTCAAATCAATAATCCTGGTCGTGCTGCATATACCTTTAAAGTTGCCGCAGTATCAAACAAAGGTGAAATCAGTCCGACAGCCAGTATTACACTTAATTTAAAAGACATTAAAAAGTAA